Below is a window of Leisingera sp. S132 DNA.
CCCCGGCACAAGGCCGGGACGCAAAACGGGCAGGTGAATGCACTGAAGAGGTGCTTAGGCCTTCACCCGCTCCGATTTCGGATCGTACATCGGCTTCAGGGAAGCTTCGGCTTTCACTTTCACGCCGCAGACGTCGATCTCATAGACCGAACCCAGCACATCCGCTGCGCTTTCCCCCTCGCAGGGCACATAGCCCATGCCGATGGCGGCACCCAGCGTGTGGCCGTAGTTACCGGAGCTGAGATAGCCCACGTATTTGCCGTCGCGGATGATCGGCTCGTTGTGGAACAGCAGCGGCTCGGGGTCGGTCAGTTTGAACTGAACCATGCGGTTCTTGGGACCGCTCTCCTTGCGCTCCAGCACCGCGGCCTTGCCGATAAAGTCGTCCTTGCCGACGGCAACCGCAAAGCCGAGCCCTGCATCAATCACATTGTCTTCGCAAGTGATGTCGTGGCCGAAGTGGCGGAACCCCTTCTCGATCCGGCAGCTGTCCATCATGTGCATGCCGCAGAGCTTGAGCCCCATGTCCTGGCCCGCCTCCCAGAGGGTTTCGAAGGCATGGCCGGACATTTCCGCCGGGATGTAGATTTCCCAGCCAAGTTCACCCACGTAGGTCACCCGGTGCACACGGGCGAGCCCCATGCCAAGTTCGATCTCTTGCGCGGTGCCGAAGGGGTTCACCTCATTGGAGAAATCATTGGGCGACACTTTCTGCAGCAGTTCGCGGGAGTTCGGGCCCATGACGGCCAGAACGCCCTCTCCAGCAGTGACGTCTGTCAGTACGACGTTGAAACCGCCCTTGTTGCGCATCATCCAAGTCTGATCGGCGAGGCGGGTCACCGCTGGGGTCACCACCAGATAGACGGTCTCGCTCAGACGGGTGACGGTCACATCCGCCTCTATCCCGCCGCGGCTGTTCAGGAACTGGGTGTAGACGATCTTGCCCGCCGGAACCGAGACATTGGCACCGCAGATGTAGTTCAGGAACTCCTCCGCATCCGGGCCTTCGACGCGGATCTTGCCAAAGGAGGACATGTCGTACATGCCGACGTTTTCACGGACAGCGCGGTGTTCAGCTGCAGAATTTTCGAACCAGTTCTGGCGTTTCCAGCTGTACTGGTACTCGCGCTCCTGGCCTTCGTTCGCAAACCAGTTGGCGCGTTCCCAGCCACCGATTTCGCCGAATACGGCGCCCTGCTCCTTGAGGTGGTAGTGGAACGGGGTGCGGCGCACGCCGCGGGCCGTGGCCTTCTGGCGGTAGGGGAAATGGTCCGCATAGAGCAGGCCGAGGGTCTCTTTTGAACGCTCGAACAGGTAATGCTTGTTGCCCTGGAACGGGTGCATGCGGGAGATGTCCACATCGCCGAGATCAAACGGCTTCTGGCCGTCTTCCATCCACTGCGCCAGCGCCATGCCTGCGCCGCCTGCGGACTGGATGCCGATCGAGTTGAAGCCTGCGGCGACCCAGAAGTTGTCCATCTCCGGCGCCAGGCCGAGGTGGTAAGCGTCGTCCGGGGTAAAGGATTCCGGTCCGTTGAAGAAAGTGTGGATACCGGCCTCCGCCAGCATCGGCATCCGGTTGCAGGCGGCTTCCAGGATTGGTTCAAAGTGGTCGAAGTCCTCAGGCAGCTGGTCGAACTCGAAGCTGTCGGGGATGCCGTTCATCGCCCAGGGCTTGGCGTTGGGTTCGAAGGCACCCAGCAGGATTTTACCTGCATCTTCCTTGTAGTAGGCGCATTCATCCGGCACCCGCAGCACCGGCATCTGGGTCAGGCCTTCGATGCCTTCGGTGACGATGTAGAAGTGCTCGCAGGCGTGCAGCGGCACGTTGACGCCCGCCATGCGACCGACCTCGTGCCCCCACATGCCGGCGCAATTCACCACCATGTCGGCTTCGATGTGGCCCTGGGTTTGGCCATCATCGCTGGCCCAGTCAACACCGGTGACGCGGCGGCCGTTTTTGGAGATACCGGTGACCTTGATGCGCTCCTTGACCAGCGCGCCGCGCTGGCGGGCGCCCTTGGCCAGGGCCAGCGCAATGTTGGCCGGATCCGCCTGCCCGTCGGTCGGCAGCCAGACACCGCCCGTCACGCCGTCCAGATTGATGTGTTCGTAGCGCTCCTTGACCTCCTTGGGCGACAATTCCTCCACCGGCACGCCAAAGGCGCGGGCCATGGCGGCGTTGCGATAGAGCTCTTCAAGCCGCTCGCCGGTCAGCGCCGCGGACACCGAGCCGACCTGGCGCATGCCGGTGGCGACGCCGGTTTCTTCCTCAAGCCCCAGGTAAAGCTCTGCCGAATAGCGCGCGAGCTTGGTCATGTTGGAGGACGCGCGCAGCTGGCCGATCAGGCCCGCGGCGTGCCAGGTGGTGCCGGAGGTCAGCTGCTTGCGCTCCAGCAGCACCACATCCTTCCAGCCGAGCTTGGTCAGGTGATAGGCCACCGAGCAGCCGATCACGCCACCGCCGATAATCACCACGCGGGCCTTGTTGGGAAGATCGCTCATGTCATCGCTCCTGAATGAGGGTTTGCGCCTGATTATCACGAACAGGCGGCGCAAAATGCATCAAAAACGTCAGACTGCCGAGGCTATTCTCCTGCCTTGAGGATTTTTTCTGAACCATCCTCTCCCAGCCGGCGGCGTTTGCGCAGGGCAAAGGGGGTGATGCCGAAGAAGCTCTTGTACAGGCTGGAAAATCCGTTGGGAAAGCCGCAGGCAAGACCGATCTCGCGGACGCTCATAGTGGTATTGAGCAGGAGATTGTTGGCCTTGGAGAGCCGCATTTCCCGGTAGAACCCATTGGGAGTGGTTCCCAGGAAGGTCCGGAACTTGCGCTCCAGAGAGCGGGTGGAAATACCCAGCTCATCGACGATGTCGCTGATCGGCACCGGCTCCTCGATGTTGTCCTGCATGATGCGGATGCAATGATCCAGGTCGCTGTCACCGGTGATCGTCGGCTTGGCGCCGGCAAAGGGCTGCAGCGAGGAGAAGTCGCGCACCTGTTCGTGCAGCATGATGTTGCCCACGGTCATCTGCGCCGCAGCAGAGGTCAGCCTGCCGACCAGCGCCAGGATGATGTCGACAGTAGACCCCATGCCGGCGCAGGTCACAACCGGCCCGTCCTCGCTGGCCAGCGCATGGCTGGAATCATTCAATCCCATCCGCTCGCGCAGCAGGGCAGAATTTTCCCAGTGGGTCGTCAGCCGACCGGCGGCGCCGCCCTGATCGCGGATATAGCGGGCAGCAGCCTCGGCCAGCAGGTAGACCTTGATATCGCGGCAGGTGTAGCTGGAGATCACCCGTCCCAGGCTGAGGCCCGGATGATCCGGGTCCGAGTTGCCAAGGAAGAAGACAAAATCCGCGTCCGGCTTGGCCGCGAAGGGTTCGGTATCCACGCTGAGGCCCGCCCGGCAGCCTACGCGCCCGCCCTGCAGCGAGCGGACGGTCCATTTGAACGGCGGCTGGGCCAGCACACGATTGGCGATCCGCAGCACCTCGAGGATTGCTGACATTTCGATCAACACAAAACCTTCGGTGACGATGATGTCGATGTGCCAGACCCGGGCCGGGTCTGCCGCTTTCAGTTTTTCCGGAGCTGCCATGCTGATCCCCTCCCCTGGTCAGACGATCCGATGCCCGGCCGCGCGCAAGCAGCGGGCCAGTTCGGCAATATGGTCCGGGCCGACTTCGCAGCAGCCGCCGACGATAGTGGCGCCCTGGGCAACCCAGCCCATGGCAAATTCCGCGTAGGCCACGGGCCCCAGATCCTGACGCTGCTCCAGCGCGTCCACGGTTGGCGCATCCTTCAGGAAGCCCTCTGAAATCCGGGTAAAGCCGTTGGCATAGGCCCCGTATGGTTTGCCGAAGGTCTTCACGATTTCCAGGCCAGCACCGATGACCTCCGGACGCGAGCAATTGAGCAGAACCGCCTCCGGCTGGAATTCCTCAACCAGCGGCGCGAGGTCTGCCAGCGGCTCGCCGGAACGCAGCAGCGTTCCGTCTTCATCGCAAACCGAGGCTGCCAGCCACACCGGTTTGACTGTCCCGGCGCAGCCGAGCAAGGCGCCCCTGGCCTGTTTGACAGAGGACACAGTTTCGATCAGGAACAGATCAGCCTGCGACTCCAGCAGCTGAACAAGCTCTGCATAGACCGGTGCGGCCTCCTGGTGCGGCGGGCAGATATCCGGGCGGTAAGAGGCAATCAGCGGACCCAGCGCAGCGGCGACACTGCCCGAGCCGTGGGCGTCCCGTGCAGCGGTTGCCTGTGCAGCGGCCTTGGCCAGCAATTCTTCGAAATGCCCCTCGATCCCGGCACGGGCCAAACGGTCGCGCAGCACCGCATAGGTATTCGTGGTGGCAATTGTGGCCCCGGCAGCAAAGTAATCCGCGTGAATCCCGCCGACCACATCCGGCTTTTCGATCATCACGGAGGTTGACCACAGCGGCGTCGCCCGGTCACCGGACCGTTTGACGACCTCCTGCCCGATCGAGCCGTCAAGAAGGATGATGTCTGTCATGTGGCCTCCTGCGGGGGAATCAGGACCAGTTTGCCCGGAAACGCCTTGCTCATGAAATCGGCTTGCGCCCGAGCGATGTCCTGCAGGGGGTAGGTTGCCGAGACCAAGGGGCGGATAGCGCCGGAATTGATCAGCTCCACCAGTTCGGCAAAGACCGTACGGGGGGAGAAGGTGCAGCCGTGGATAGTAATGTCGCGCAGGTAAATCTCGCGCAGGTCCGCTGTGACGATCGGGCCGGCAATGGCGCCGGAAACCGCGTAGTGCCCGCCGGGCCGCAGCGCCTGTATCAGCGCAGGCCAGGCCGGGCCGCCGACCACGTCGATGACGGCATCGAATCCGCCCGGTTCAGGGGAGTCCTCGCGGCCGATGATGCTGCCCGCCCCCATTGCGGTCACCGCCTCCGCCTTGGCGGGCGATGTCTGGCCGGTCACCTGCGCGCCGAGACGGGCCGCGAGCTGGACCGCAGCCAGCCCGACTCCGCCGGAAGCGCCAGTCACAAACACCCGCTGGCCACCGGAGACACCGGCACGGTGCAGCAGGTTCCAGGCGGTTCCATAGGCACAGGGCATGGCCGCAATCTCGGTATCGGACAGTGGAGAAGCGCTGACGTCGAACAGCTCTGCCGCCTCCATCAGGCAGTATTGCGCGAAAGCGCCATCAAGCTCAGATCCGAGGGCAACAAAAGCCACCGGGTTGTCCGGCTGCGGCCGGGGAATATTGATCTGGCTGGTGACCCGCTGTCCGACGCGGATGGCACCGGTATCGGGTCCGGTCTGAACCACCAGGCCACACAGGTCGCCGCCTTGGATACGGGGAAAACTCAGGGCGCCGCCCCAGCCGCCGGCCTCGACCTCTGCATCATCGCCGACCGCATCCGTGGCTCCCGTCACTTCTGACGAATACCAGCCGATCCGGGTGTTGATGTCGGTGTTGTTGACGCCTGCCGCCAGCACCTTGACCAGCACCTGCCCCGGTCCAGGGACCGGAACAGGA
It encodes the following:
- a CDS encoding FAD-dependent oxidoreductase, which produces MSDLPNKARVVIIGGGVIGCSVAYHLTKLGWKDVVLLERKQLTSGTTWHAAGLIGQLRASSNMTKLARYSAELYLGLEEETGVATGMRQVGSVSAALTGERLEELYRNAAMARAFGVPVEELSPKEVKERYEHINLDGVTGGVWLPTDGQADPANIALALAKGARQRGALVKERIKVTGISKNGRRVTGVDWASDDGQTQGHIEADMVVNCAGMWGHEVGRMAGVNVPLHACEHFYIVTEGIEGLTQMPVLRVPDECAYYKEDAGKILLGAFEPNAKPWAMNGIPDSFEFDQLPEDFDHFEPILEAACNRMPMLAEAGIHTFFNGPESFTPDDAYHLGLAPEMDNFWVAAGFNSIGIQSAGGAGMALAQWMEDGQKPFDLGDVDISRMHPFQGNKHYLFERSKETLGLLYADHFPYRQKATARGVRRTPFHYHLKEQGAVFGEIGGWERANWFANEGQEREYQYSWKRQNWFENSAAEHRAVRENVGMYDMSSFGKIRVEGPDAEEFLNYICGANVSVPAGKIVYTQFLNSRGGIEADVTVTRLSETVYLVVTPAVTRLADQTWMMRNKGGFNVVLTDVTAGEGVLAVMGPNSRELLQKVSPNDFSNEVNPFGTAQEIELGMGLARVHRVTYVGELGWEIYIPAEMSGHAFETLWEAGQDMGLKLCGMHMMDSCRIEKGFRHFGHDITCEDNVIDAGLGFAVAVGKDDFIGKAAVLERKESGPKNRMVQFKLTDPEPLLFHNEPIIRDGKYVGYLSSGNYGHTLGAAIGMGYVPCEGESAADVLGSVYEIDVCGVKVKAEASLKPMYDPKSERVKA
- a CDS encoding GlxA family transcriptional regulator, yielding MAAPEKLKAADPARVWHIDIIVTEGFVLIEMSAILEVLRIANRVLAQPPFKWTVRSLQGGRVGCRAGLSVDTEPFAAKPDADFVFFLGNSDPDHPGLSLGRVISSYTCRDIKVYLLAEAAARYIRDQGGAAGRLTTHWENSALLRERMGLNDSSHALASEDGPVVTCAGMGSTVDIILALVGRLTSAAAQMTVGNIMLHEQVRDFSSLQPFAGAKPTITGDSDLDHCIRIMQDNIEEPVPISDIVDELGISTRSLERKFRTFLGTTPNGFYREMRLSKANNLLLNTTMSVREIGLACGFPNGFSSLYKSFFGITPFALRKRRRLGEDGSEKILKAGE
- a CDS encoding homocysteine S-methyltransferase family protein, coding for MTDIILLDGSIGQEVVKRSGDRATPLWSTSVMIEKPDVVGGIHADYFAAGATIATTNTYAVLRDRLARAGIEGHFEELLAKAAAQATAARDAHGSGSVAAALGPLIASYRPDICPPHQEAAPVYAELVQLLESQADLFLIETVSSVKQARGALLGCAGTVKPVWLAASVCDEDGTLLRSGEPLADLAPLVEEFQPEAVLLNCSRPEVIGAGLEIVKTFGKPYGAYANGFTRISEGFLKDAPTVDALEQRQDLGPVAYAEFAMGWVAQGATIVGGCCEVGPDHIAELARCLRAAGHRIV
- a CDS encoding alcohol dehydrogenase family protein; this encodes MAQMMKGVCLTRHGGPDALEWREDIPVPVPGPGQVLVKVLAAGVNNTDINTRIGWYSSEVTGATDAVGDDAEVEAGGWGGALSFPRIQGGDLCGLVVQTGPDTGAIRVGQRVTSQINIPRPQPDNPVAFVALGSELDGAFAQYCLMEAAELFDVSASPLSDTEIAAMPCAYGTAWNLLHRAGVSGGQRVFVTGASGGVGLAAVQLAARLGAQVTGQTSPAKAEAVTAMGAGSIIGREDSPEPGGFDAVIDVVGGPAWPALIQALRPGGHYAVSGAIAGPIVTADLREIYLRDITIHGCTFSPRTVFAELVELINSGAIRPLVSATYPLQDIARAQADFMSKAFPGKLVLIPPQEAT